In Populus trichocarpa isolate Nisqually-1 chromosome 12, P.trichocarpa_v4.1, whole genome shotgun sequence, a genomic segment contains:
- the LOC7464288 gene encoding histone-lysine N-methyltransferase ATXR6 isoform X1 → MALRSKRSQAPKPISRSKAAAADYSDVYCEKCGSGESPGELLLCDKCDKGFHLFCLRPILVAVPKGSWFCPSCSKQKMPNSFPLVQTKIIDFFRIQRSTESIQKLSQDIQKKRKRSSSLVVSKKRRKLLPFSPSEDPEKRLEQMRSLATALTASGTEFSNELTYRPGMAPRSVNQPALEKGGMQVLSKEDAETLNLCKRMMNRGEWPPLMVVFDPKEGFTVEADRFIKDLTIITEYVGDVDYLKNRENDDGDSMMTLLHADNPSQSLVICPDMRGNIARFINGINNHTQEGRKKQNLKCVRYDVNGECRVLLIANRDISKGERLYYDYNGYEHEYPTEHFV, encoded by the exons ATGGCGCTGAGAAGCAAGAGAAGTCAAGCTCCAAAGCCAATATCTAGATCcaaagctgctgctgctgattaCAGTGATGTTTACTGTGAAAAATGTGGGTCAGGAGAGTCACCAGGAGAGCTACTTCTTTGTGATAAATGTGATAAAGGGTTTCATTTGTTTTGCTTGAGACCTATCCTTGTTGCTGTTCCAAAAGGGTCTTGGTTTTGTCCTTCCTGTTCCAAGCAAAAGATGCCCAATT CATTTCCTCTTGTTCAAACAAAAATCATCGATTTCTTTCGCATTCAACGGTCCACAGAATCGATTCAGAAGCTAAGTCAag ATATTCAGAAGAAGCGAAAGCGGTCTAGTAGTTTAGTGGTGtcgaagaagaggaggaagctGTTGCCATTTAGTCCGAGTGAAGATCCTGAAAAGAGACTAGAGCAAATGAGATCACTAGCAACAGCATTGACAGCCTCGGGGACGGAGTTCAGCAATGAACTAACTTACCGGCCAGGCATGGCACCGAGGTCTGTGAATCAGCCAGCTCTTGAGAAGGGAGGAATGCAG GTCTTGTCAAAAGAAGATGCTGAAACCTTAAATTTGTGCAAAAGGATGATGAATAGAGGTGAATGGCCTCCTCTCATGGTTGTTTTTGATCCTAAGGAAGG GTTCACAGTAGAGGCAGATAGATTCATAAAAGATTTAACGATTATAACTGAGTATGTTGGAGATGTTGATTACTTGAAGAACCGGGAAAATGATGATGGTGATAGCATGATGACATTGCTTCATGCTGATAATCCTTCACAAAGCCTTGTCATATGTCCTGACATGCGTGGGAATATAGCTCGATTTATCAATGGTATCAACAATCATACACA agaagggagaaagaagcaGAATCTAAAATGTGTGAGGTATGATGTAAATGGTGAATGCCGGGTTTTGCTGATAGCCAACAGGGATATATCAAAGGGGGAGAGATTATATTATGACTACAACGGATATGAACATGAATACCCAACAGAgcattttgtttaa
- the LOC7464288 gene encoding histone-lysine N-methyltransferase ATXR6 isoform X2 gives MALRSKRSQAPKPISRSKAAAADYSDVYCEKCGSGESPGELLLCDKCDKGFHLFCLRPILVAVPKGSWFCPSCSKQKMPNSFPLVQTKIIDFFRIQRSTESIQKLSQDIQKKRKRSSSLVVSKKRRKLLPFSPSEDPEKRLEQMRSLATALTASGTEFSNELTYRPGMAPRSVNQPALEKGGMQVLSKEDAETLNLCKRMMNRGEWPPLMVVFDPKEGFTVEADRFIKDLTIITEYVGDVDYLKNRENDDGDSMMTLLHADNPSQSLVICPDMRGNIARFINGINNHTQEKEAESKMCEV, from the exons ATGGCGCTGAGAAGCAAGAGAAGTCAAGCTCCAAAGCCAATATCTAGATCcaaagctgctgctgctgattaCAGTGATGTTTACTGTGAAAAATGTGGGTCAGGAGAGTCACCAGGAGAGCTACTTCTTTGTGATAAATGTGATAAAGGGTTTCATTTGTTTTGCTTGAGACCTATCCTTGTTGCTGTTCCAAAAGGGTCTTGGTTTTGTCCTTCCTGTTCCAAGCAAAAGATGCCCAATT CATTTCCTCTTGTTCAAACAAAAATCATCGATTTCTTTCGCATTCAACGGTCCACAGAATCGATTCAGAAGCTAAGTCAag ATATTCAGAAGAAGCGAAAGCGGTCTAGTAGTTTAGTGGTGtcgaagaagaggaggaagctGTTGCCATTTAGTCCGAGTGAAGATCCTGAAAAGAGACTAGAGCAAATGAGATCACTAGCAACAGCATTGACAGCCTCGGGGACGGAGTTCAGCAATGAACTAACTTACCGGCCAGGCATGGCACCGAGGTCTGTGAATCAGCCAGCTCTTGAGAAGGGAGGAATGCAG GTCTTGTCAAAAGAAGATGCTGAAACCTTAAATTTGTGCAAAAGGATGATGAATAGAGGTGAATGGCCTCCTCTCATGGTTGTTTTTGATCCTAAGGAAGG GTTCACAGTAGAGGCAGATAGATTCATAAAAGATTTAACGATTATAACTGAGTATGTTGGAGATGTTGATTACTTGAAGAACCGGGAAAATGATGATGGTGATAGCATGATGACATTGCTTCATGCTGATAATCCTTCACAAAGCCTTGTCATATGTCCTGACATGCGTGGGAATATAGCTCGATTTATCAATGGTATCAACAATCATACACA ggagaaagaagcaGAATCTAAAATGTGTGAGGTATGA